The Arachis hypogaea cultivar Tifrunner chromosome 19, arahy.Tifrunner.gnm2.J5K5, whole genome shotgun sequence genome has a window encoding:
- the LOC140182276 gene encoding uncharacterized protein encodes MATRRRGHTRSRAESRNEQLADNHAEFMAAMANFANNMEANAAATLQAMQRLGQPAGNGNGDGNGNDNAKGNGDNVGGHGACTTSTASSEKPVSGVYCVSAFGRGSALVARKMLITAFYKKYFLKSAREVKEMELMQLKQGSLSVAKYTNRFEELCNFSRVCQGAPETYESWKCIKYQRDLKDNIMTAVAPLEIRIFSDLVNKAKVIEECAKTVASSRDTHGGNTSRGHGKYFPPRGQNFKKGGHAPQGQGGFRKNTYNQYQHSKGRENQSMVSSDLTCDHCGHFHPYDSCKIGIGSYFNCGLLGHIVRDCTRGKNPNTGQSQQQGRVFAVNAKDAAKADPLMRGICLIGDKTLVSLYDTGALHSFIAINKAEELGLKVSELVFELHVHTPHQTVVTRLGCRQNLDQISVVRDFLEVFPEDIPEFPPQREIEFTIELVPGAGLGAPVLLVKKDGRMRLCVDYRQLNKVTMKNKYLLPRIDDLMDQHQGAGVFSKIDLRSGYHQIRVKEDDIPKTAFRMRYGHYEFATVKEHEEHLRVVLQILKEKKLYAKLSKCEFWKEEVKFLGHKVSKEGIAVDPSKLEAVMEWERPTMMTEIRSFLGLAEYYQRFIEGFSGIALPMTKLTRKEVPFVWTSECEERFQTLKQNLTSAPVLILPEPHEPFEVCCDASLKGLGCMLMQHRNVVAYASRQLRPLEANVVADALSRKSLTVPWMRIKEQELLDKFVDLKLDIVGKKRHGEFTKDDERLWRYKGRICIPDVEGLRQDLLSEAHNSGFSLHPRSTKMYYDLKKMFWWTRMKNDVATVVCKCLTCQKVKIEHQKPSGMLQPLEIPQWKWEGIVMDFVTGLPRTRLGFDVVWVIMDRLTKSAHFLPI; translated from the exons ATGGCCACTCGCAGACGAGGTCATACACGTTCACGAGCAGAGAGTAGGAATGAGCAACTGGCCGATAACCATGCCGAGTTCATGGCAGCAATGGCAAATTTTGCGAACAACATGGAGGCTAATGCTGCTGCGACTCTACAAGCTATGCAGAGGTTGGGCCAACCAGCCGGGAATGGAAACGGAGATGGAAATGGAAATGATAATGCGAAAGGAAATGGGGATAACGTGGGAG gccatggagcgtgcACTACAAGCACAGCAAGTTCTGAAAAACCAGTATCTGGAGTTTACTGTGTATCAGCTTTTGGGAGAGGCTCAGCACTGGTGGCAAGGAAAATGCTGATT ACGGCtttttataagaagtattttctTAAATCTGCAAGGGAAGTgaaggagatggaacttatgcagctAAAGCAAGGTTCCTTGTCTGTGGCGAAATATACTAACCGATTTGAGGAGCTCTGTAATTTCTCTAGGGTGTGTCAAGGTGCCCCGGAGACCTACGAAAGCTGGAAGTGTATAAAGTATCAAAGGGACTTGAAGGATAACATTATGACTGCTGTGGCTCCTTTGGAGATTCGGATCTTCTCCGACCTAGTGAACAAGGCGAAAGTTATTGAGGAATGTGCAAAGACAGTAGCCTCATCAAGGGACACTCATGGAGGAAACACTAGTCGGGGACATGGCAAGTACTTTCCACCGAGGGgtcaaaatttcaagaaaggaGGACATGCACCTCAAGGTCAAGGAGGCTTCAGAAAGAACACGTATAATCAGTACCAGCATAGTAAAGGGAGAGAAAATCAGAGTATGGTTTCTTCGGATTTAACTTGTGATCATTGTGGACATTTTCATCCATATGACTCTTGCAAGATTGGTATAGGTAGTTACTTCAACTGTGGTTTGCTTGGTCATATTGTGAGGGATTGTACTCGTGGGAAGAACCCGAATACAGGTCAGAGTCAACAGCAAGGGCGAGTATTTGCTGTGAACGCCAAGGATGCTGCTAAGGCAGATCCGTTGATGAGAGGTATATGCTTAATTGGTGATAAAACATTAGTTTCATTGTATGATACTGGAGCTTTGCATTCGTTTATTGCAATTAACAAAGCTGAGGAACTAGGTTTGAAAGTGTCAGAGTTAGTATTTGAATTGCATGTACATACTCCGCATCAGACAGTTGTGACTAGGTTAGGTTGTAGACAA AACTTAGATCAGATTTCGGTAGTTAGAGACTTTCTGGAAGTATTTCCGGAAGATATTCCTGAGTTCCCACCTCAAAGGGAGATCGAATTTACGATTGAATTGGTGCCGGGAGCTGGACTA GGAGCAccagttttattggtgaagaaggATGGAAGAATGCGACTTTGTGTGGATTACCGACAGTTGAACAAAGTGACTATGAAGAACAAGTACTTGctgccaaggatagatgacttgatggatcaacATCAAGGAGCTGGAGTGTTTTCAAAGATTGACTTAAGATCCGgttatcatcagataagggtgaaaGAGGATGACATTCCGAAAACTGCGTTTAGGATGCGCTATGGACACTATGAGTTTGCg ACGGTGAAGGAGCATGAGGAACACTTGAGAGTTGTGTTGCAAATCCTGAAGGAGAAGAAGTTGTATGCTAAGTTGtccaagtgtgagttttggaaggaggaAGTAAAGTTCCTAGGTCACAAGGTGAGCAAAgaaggaatagccgtagatccttcAAAATTAGAggcggtgatggaatgggaaagaccaaCAATGATGACGGAAATCAGAAGTTTCTTGGGCTTAGCTGAGTATTACCAGAGATTTATTGAAGGATTTTCTGGGATTGCACTACCGATGACTAAGTTGACAAGAAAGGAGGTGCCGTTTGTCTGGACGTCAGAGTGTGAAGAAAGATTTCAGACCTTGAAACAAAACTTAACTTCAGCACCTGTTTTGATTTTACCAGAACCGCACGAACCGTTTGAAGTGTGTTGTGATGCGTCACTGAAGGGTTTGGGTTGCatgttgatgcaacaccggaatGTGGTGGCATACGCATCGCGTCAGCTGAGACCGCTTGAG GCAAATGTGGTGGCAGACGCATTAAGTAGGAAGTCTTTAACAGTACcttggatgagaatcaaggaaCAAGAGTTACTGGATAAATTTGTGGATCTTAAgctggatattg TTGGCAAGAAGAGGCATGGAGAGTTTACTAAGGATGATGAAAGGTTGTGGAGATATAAGGGGAGAATTTGTATACCGGATGTCGAGGGTTTGAGACAAGACTTGTTGTCGGAAGCTCACAACAGTGGGTTTTCTCTTCATCCCAGAAGTACGAAGATGTACTATGAtttaaagaagatgttctggtggacTAGGATGAAGAATGATGTAGCTACAGTTGTATGCAAGTGTTTGACGTGCCAGAaggtgaagatagagcatcagaaaCCGTCGGGAATGTTACAaccacttgagattcctcagtggaagtgggaaggaattgtgATGGACTTTGTGACCGGTTTACCAAGGACTAGGTTGGGATTTGATGTGGTTTGGGTGATCatggatcgcttaaccaaatctgctcattttctgcctatctGA
- the LOC140182275 gene encoding uncharacterized protein has protein sequence MEELARLYIKEIVRLHGVPSSIVLDHDPQFTSRFWVAFQKAFSTKLCLSTAYHPQTDGQSDRTIQTLEDMLKAFHASIGMASYEALYGRKCQSPLCWYETGEVNVLGLDLIAETTEKIKKIQARILTAQSRQKSYADQRRKPLEFEVGEHTSDTAYVLEPELVELRENLTFQVTPVRIDENSVKKLRGKEVLLVKVSWKRNGVEEHTLELESEMQKDYLELFSCNH, from the exons ATGGAAGAGTTGGCAAGATTGTACATCaaggagatagtaaggttgcaCGGTGTTCCATCGAGCATAGTGTTGGACCATGATCCCCAattcacatcaaggttttgggTGGCTTTCCAAAAAGCTTTCAGTACGAAGCTATGTCTCAGTAccgcatatcatccacaaacggaTGGACAGTCGGATAGGACTATTCAGACGTTGGAAGATATGCTGAAGGC ctttcatgcgagcattgggatggcGTCGTATGAGGCCCTGTATGGACGGAAGTGCCaatctccactttgttggtatgaGACTGGTGAAGTAAATGTTTTAGGTCTTGATTTGAtagcagagactactgagaaGATTAAGAAGATTCAAGCTAGAATTCTAACTGCACAGAGTCGACAGAAGAGTTATGCAGATCAGAGAAGGAAACCATTGGAATTTGAAGTGGGAGAACAT ACGTCGGATACAGCTTATGTGTTAGAGCCCGAGTTAGTCGAGTTGAGGGAAAACTTGACATTTCAAGTAACACCAGTGAGAATTGATGAAAATAGTGTGAAGAAACTGCGAGGAAAGGAAGTTTTATTGGTTAAAGTTTCTTGGAAAAGGAATGGAGTAGAAGAACATACTTTGGAATTGGAGTCCGAGATGCAGAAGGATTATCTCGAGTTATTCTCATGTAATCactaa